In Streptomyces sp. Li-HN-5-11, the sequence CGCCCCCAGTGCAGACCGTTGCCGGCAGGGCTGCCGGTCAGCACCAGGTCGCCGGGCAGCAGTGTGGTCACCTGCGAGACGTACGACACCAGCCGCGCCACGTCGAAGATCATGTCCTTGGTGGAATCGTCCTGCATGACCTGGCCGTTGAGCCTCAGCGTCACCTGCAGGCCGGACGGATCGCCGGCGAAGGCCGCGGGGACCAGCCAAGGGCCCAGCGGGGTGAAACCGGGGGCGCTCTTGCCGCGCAGCCAGTCGGTGCCTATCTCGGGCATGTCGCGGCGGAACACCAGGTCGCGGGCCGTCAGGTCGTTGGCGATGGTGTACGCGGCCACATGGGAGAGTGCCTCGTCCGGCGTCACGCGGAAGGCCGGGGCGCCGATGACGGCGGCCAGTTCCAGTTCCCAGTCCGGCTTCTCGCACCAGGACGGCAGCACCACGTCGTCGTACGGGCCGGTGATCGACGACGGCAGTCCGATGAGCGCGAACGGTTCGCCCTCGGCGGCGCGGCGGTCCATCATCGACGCGATCTCGGCCCGTACCTGCTCGGCAGGGCGCCCGTCCTCCGGTTCGTGCGCCACGGCCAGCTCGATCACGTGGGTGCGGTAGTTGGCGCCGGACTGGAAGATCTGCCGCGGCTCGACCGGCGCATGCACGCGCAGCCCCTCCAGTGGCAGCCACCCGTGTGTGGTGTCGCGGGCGAGGCCGTGCAGGCGCGGCAGGAGCGTGTCCCAGCGCTCCAGGATCGAACGGGTCGTCAGGCCGGGTTCGCCCAAGGCGGAGACCAGGTCCAGCGCCCGCCCCTCCGGGACGACCAGACCGGGAAAGGCGGTCGTCCCCTCGGCGGAGAAGGTGCCCAGGGCGAACGGGCCGGAGAACTGCGGGGGCGCGGCTGCGGATTTCATGGAGTTTTCCTCCCGGTGACGTTGCCACTAATCTGGCCCCGCTCCGTGGGGTGTGGGAAATCGATTCGTGATATGCGAATCATCCGCCTGGTGGATGAATCGTTTCGGCCGGGCATGTCGGACCAACGTGGGGATGTGCGCGGTGAACCTGGCCAGCCTTGACCTCAACCTCGTCGTCGCCCTGCGTGCCCTGCTGGAGGAACGCAACGTCACCCGGGCCGGGCAGCGCGTCGGCCTCAGTCAGCCGGCGATGAGCGCCATCCTGGCGCGTCTGCGCCGCCACTTCGACGACGACCTGCTGTCACGGGTGGGCAGGAGCTACGAACTGACCGCCCTCGGCCGAAGCCTTCTGGACCGCACGGCCACCGCCTGCGACATGATGGAACGGGTCTTCAGCAGCCAGGCCGCCTTCGACCCCGCCCGCGAGGAGCACGAGTTCACCCTCATGGGCTCCGATTACGCGGTGACCGTCTTCGGTGCCGAACTCGTCCGGTTCGCGGATGCCGAGGCCCCGGGTGTCCGGTTCCGGTTCCGGCAGCTCTCGCCCGACCTGACCGAGAACGCCGGGGCGCTGCTGAGCACGTCCGACGGGCTGCTGCTGCCGCACGGCGTCATCGGCGACTTCCCGGCCATCGAGCTGTTCAGGGACCGCTGGGTGTTCCTGGTTGCCGACGACAACCCCGAGGTCGGCGACCGCCTCACCCTCGACCACCTGGCGCGCTGCCCTGGGTGGTCTACATGCGCACCTACGACGCGCCCGCCGTCCGCCAGCTGGCCATGCTCGGGGTCGAACCCCGTGCCGAGATCTTCACCGACGCGTTCCAGTCGCTGCCGTTCCTGGTCGCCGGGACGCAACGGGTCGCCCTGGTGCCGGAAGGCCTCGCCGAGCGGATGCGCGCCGTGGCCCCGCTGCGCATCATGCAGCCGCCGTACGACGCGGTCCCGCTCCGGGAGGCCCTGTGGTGGCACCCCGTCCACACGCACGACGCGGCGCACGGCTGGCTGAGGGAAACCGCAGCCCTCATCGGTGCGAGACTGATGAGCGGGTAGACGCGTCCGGCCGGTCAGGGGCGGTTGCGGGGACGCCTGCGACCGCGTGGCACCGTGACCGGCTCGCTTCCGGACACGATGGTGCTGGCGAGGCTGCCCAGGTGGTCGGCGGTGAGGGTGACGGTGTCCGCCGGCTTGAGCGGGGGCGGGGACTGCTCACCCCGCACGCCCCACAGTTCGGCCAGGCAGCCGCCGTTGCCGCAGGTGCCCGAGGCGAGGACGTCGCCGGGGCGGACGTCGGCGCCGCGGGAGGCGTAGGCGATCATCTCCTCGAAGGTCCAGCTCATGTTGGACAGCAGGTCCCTGCCGACGACCTGGCCGTTGACCTCGGCGGTCAGACCGAGCCGCAGGAAGCCGTCCGCGTCGCGGCACGGCTCGACCTCGTCGGGGGTCACCAGGTAGGGACCGAGGCTGGTCGCGGTGTCCTTGCCCTTGCACGGGCCCAGGCCCACCTGCATCTCGCGGGCCTGCAGGTCGCGCGCGGACCAGTCGTTGAACAGCGTGTACCCCGCGATGTGGTCGCGGGCCTGCTCGGGGGTCAGGTCGCGGCCGGTGCGGCCGATGACCACGGCGACCTCCAACTCGAAGTCCAGCACCCGGCTGCCCGGGGGGACCGGGACGTCGTCGTACGGGCCGATCACCGCGTAGGGGTTGGTGAAGTAGAACGTCGGGGCGTCGTACCACGCCTCGGGCACGCCGCCGACCCCGCCGATGCCGCGCCGCACCCCCTCGACGTGCTCCTCGAAGGTGACGAAGTCGCGCACTGTGGGCGGCTGCAGCGGCGCCAGCAGCCGCACCTCCGCCAGCGACACAGCGGGGCCGGTCGGCGGCGGATCCCCCGGACGACCGGAACGGATCAGATCCAGCAGCTCGATGCCTTCGGGGAAGGGATGCACCGAGGCGCCGTCGACGACGCCGCAACGACGGCGGCCCTGGTGTTCGTAGGTGGCGAAACGCACCCGGCCAGTCTGCCGTCGGCAGAGGCGACGGTGGAAATCGATTCCCCGGATGTGCTCCATCCGGTCGGCGAATACATGCCCGGGCCGCTCATGACCGTTCGACGATGCGGTGGAGCAGCGGGGTGATGCGGTAATCGACGAGCTGGCGCATGACCAGGGCGGTGTTGGTGCGTTCGACGCCGGGGATGGCGAGGATCCGGCCGGCGATGCGGTAGAGGTCCTCGGCGTCGGCGGCGACGACATGGACGAGCAGGTCGGTGGGGCCGGAGACGCCGTGCACCTGGAGCACCTGGGGGATGGCCGCGAGCGCGGCGCCGACCTCGTCCAGCCTGCGCTGGGTCACCTGGGTGGTGATGAATGCGGTCAGCGGATAGCCGAGTGCCTCGGGCCTGACGCGGCGTTCGAAGGAGTCCAGGGTCGCGTTCTGTTCCATCCGCAGCAGCCGGGCCTGGGCGGTGTTGCGCGAGAGGCCCACCTGGTCGGCCAGTCCGCTGGTGGTCGCACGGGGATGTCTGACGAGTTCCAGCAGGAGGCGCGCGTCGATGGGGTCGATTGGTCCGGTCTTGGGCATCGTGCTCACCTTTCCCCGCCGCCGGTCCCCTGCGACCGTGCGAAATGCTCAATCTCCAGCTGTCATGTTGCGCAGAAGTGCAGCACGGCGTTGGATTCCGGGTCAATCGGTGTCCGTTATGAGGAGGTCGGCCGGTGATGAGCAGCCCAGGGACCAGTCTGCGGCAGACGCTGGGGGAAGGTGCTGAACCGCGTGGCCACGAGGTGCTCCGTGAGATCGAGGACCGGGTGCTGTGGCTGGCCACCGCGGTGGTGCACCACGCCAACCGGGTGCGCCCGAACCCGTCCGGGTTGAAGGTGGGCGGGCACCAGGCGTCGTCGGCGTCAATGGTGTCGATCATGACGACGCTGTGGTTCCGGCATCTGCGGCCCGAGGACCGGGTGTCGGTGAAACCGCACGCCTCGCCGGTGCTGCACGCGATCAACCACCTGCTGGGCCGGCTGGACGCCTCCTATCTGACCCGGTTGCGGGAGTTCGGCGGCTTGCAGAGCTACCCGAGCCGGGCCAAGGATCCCGACCCCGTGGACTACTCGACCGGGTCGGTCGGCATCGGCGCCACGGCCCCCATCTGGGGTGCGGTGTCCCGCCGTTACGTGGAGACCGCCTTCGGGGGAGCGGGCGTCGGCCGCCAGTACTCGCTGGTGGGGGACGCCGAGCTGGACGAGGGTGCGGTGTGGGAGGCGGTGCTGGATCCCGCCGTCGCCGAGCTGGGCGAGGTGGTGTGGATCGTCGATGTGAACCGGCAGTCACTGGACCGGGTGGTGCCGGGCATCGCGGCCGGCAAGCTGGCGGACATGTTCGCCGCGGCGGGCTGGCAGGTCGTCACCTGCAAGTACGGGCGGCTGCTGGAGGAGCTGTTCTCCCGCCCGGGCGGGGCCGCACTGCGCCGGCGCATCGACGCGATGACCAACCCCGAGTACCAGCGTCTGCTGCGCTGTGACGCCGACGATCTGCGGCGGCGGCTGCCCGGCGAAGGCCCCGGGGCGGGGGAGATCGCCGGCCTGATCGGGCACCTGGACGACGCCACGCTGATCGACGCGATCGGGAATCTGGGCGGCCACGACATCGGCGCGCTCGACCAGGCCCTGCACGACATCGACGACAGCAGGCCCACGGTCATCTTCGCCTACACGATCAAGGGGTACGGGCTGGCCACCCGCGGGCACCCGCAGAACCACTCGGCGCTGCTGACGGAGGCACAGATGCGCCTGCTGGCCGCGCGCGTCGGCGCCGACCTGGACGACCCGTGGCGGCCCCTCCCCACCGGCAGCGCGGCAGCGGCGTTGTGCGCGGCCACGGCGGAACGGTTGCGCAGGCCGCAGGTGCCGGCGCAGGCGCCCCCCGCGCTGCCGGCCGACATGGGCCGCACCCCCTCCGGCACCGCCAACACCCAGGCCGCCCTGGGCCGGGTACTGCTGGACCTGACCCGCGAGGCACCCGAGGCGGCTCGGCGCGTGGTCACGGTGAGCCCGGATGTGAGCACGTCCACGAACCTGGGCGGCTGGGTGAACAAGGTCGGGGTGTGGTCGGCGGGTGAACGCCCGGACTGGTTCGCGGACGACGCCGAGACCATCCTGCACTGGCGGGAGAGGCCGACCGGGCAGCACATCGAGCTGGGCATCGCCGAGGTGAACCTGGTGAGCCTGCTGGGAGAGCTGGGTGCCACGTGGAGCCGGTGGGGCCGGCCGCTGCTGCCCATCGGCGTGTTGTACGACCCGTTCGTCGAGCGGGCCCTGGAGCCGTGGTCGTACGGCATCTACGCGGGCGGCCAGTCCATCCTGATCGGAACCCCGTCGGGGGTGACGCTGGCTCCGGAGGGCGGTGCGCACCAGTCGATCAAGACACCGTCCATCGGGCTGGAGCAACCCGGGTGCATCAGCTACGAGCCCGCCTTCGTCATCGACGCCGAGTGGACCCTGCTGGCCGCCCTGGCCCGGCTGGGCCGGCCTGACGGCACGTCCGCCTACCTGCGGCTGTCCACCCGGCCGGTCGACCAGGGGCTGGCCGCGGTGCCCGCCGATCCCGCCGCGCGGGAGCGCCGTCGCCGCCAGGCGGTCGCGGGCGCGTACACGCTGCGGCGGGCGGACCGGCCGGCGGTCACCATCGCCGCGATGGGCGCCACGGTGCCCGAGGCGGTGGCCGCGGCCGAACGCCTGGAGCGCCTCGGCATCGGCACCGACGTCATCTGTGTGACCAGTCCCGACCTGCTGTACCGCGCGGTGCGGGCCCGGCAGGGACAGGAGCACGCCGAGTCGTGGATCCTGGACCAGGTCTTCCCCGCAGAGCGGGCTGCGCCGCTGGTCACCGTGCTGGACGGGCACCCGCACACGCTGGCGTTCCTGGCCACCGTCAACCGCGTGCCGACCGCCTCCCTGGGCGTGACCCGGTTCGGCCAGTCCGGATGCCTGGAAGACGTCCACCGCCACCACGGCCTGGACACCGACAGCATCATCCGCGCCGCACTCGACCTCACCGACCACCGGGAGGGCCCCGGCACGTGAGGTGAAGGCGGGGCGGGCGCAACGCCGCGGCGTTGCGCCCGCCCCGCCAGGCCGACCGAAACCGCCGGTCGGTCAGCTCGGGAGGGCCGGCGGGGTGTCTTCGATCAGGGCGAGCTGGCTGAGGATGACCTTCGGGTTGCTGTCCCCGACCACCTTCTGCAGGAACGGAGTGTGATCGAGGACCAGATCGCGGAGGGGCCGGAGGACACGAGGGGTGTGGTGGAACAGGCGGCCGCAGTAGTAGGCGGTCTGCGACTGGCGTGCGGTGTAGCGGACGCGGGGCGTCTCGTAGGCCCGGAGAGCCCCGGTGACCCGGGCCGGGTCGGAGAGGTCGCAGCCGGCCAGGGCACGGCCGAGGAAGTAACCGTCCTCGATCGCCATGCCGGCGCCGTACGCGGCGTAGGGGGACGTGGGGTGGGCGGCGTCGCCGACGAGGGTGACCCGCCCCTTCGACCACTGGCGCAGAGGGCGGCGGTCGCGGAGCACCCAGTGCTGGAGGCGCGCGGGGTCGGTGGACTCGACGAGCCGGGGAAGCGGAGCAGCGAATTCCTGGGCCATCGCCCTGGCCTTGGCGTGCAGGTCCTCGGGGGCGGGAGCCGCGGGGTCACAGGCCTCCAGAAGCCACCACTGGAAGCCGTACCGTCCCTGGTGGCGGATGGCGGTCCAGGAGCCCTGCACGGCACGCGAATGCATCAGGACGCACTTGCCGCCGATGGCGCCGGTGTCGTCGGCGAAGGTGTGGCCTGCGATGACGTGCAGCCGGTGTTCGCGGACGGGATCGTTCCAGAGGGTGCGGCGCACAACAGAGTGCAGGCCGTCGGCTCCGATGAGCACATCGGCCTCTTCCACGGAACCGTCCTTGAAATGCAGGGTCACCTTGCGCTCGTCCTGGGTGAAGCGGACGACCTCACGGTTGACCTGGAGTATGCCGGGCGGCAGGGCGGCGAAAAGCCGTTCGTACAGTTCCGGGCGGAGCATGCCGAGGAACCCGCCGGTGCCGGCCGGAATCTTGATCAGAGCCCGGCGCCGGCCCTTGTGGTCGCAGAACTCCGCTTCGCACGGGGCGCCGAAGTTGTGGAGATCCACCCCCAGAGCGCCCAGCGCCTTGATCGGCGGCGGCCACAGGTTGAGGACGTTTCCCGCCGGACGGGCCTCGGGGTAGCGCTCGTACAGGGTGACCCGGTGGCCCGACTGGGCCAGCGACAGTGCGGCGGCCATGCCGGCGGGACCGCAACCGAGCACGGCGACGCGGCCTGGGCCGGCTGGGGAAGGACTCATCATGCCTCCGGAAAGGGCGGTTGGGACGCGCAGACGAATTGGAGGTTTCCTCCCGATGACGGTGCGACGAGTCTGGCCCCGCCCCTTGGGACATGGGAAATTGGTTTGTCATATGTGAATCATCCGCCGGGCGGATGTATCGCTTGAGTCGACGCCTCGTGTGACTGTGGTTCGGGTCGCAGGCGGGGCGTACTCATTTCCGCCCTGGCCGCCGCGTGCCACGGCGACGCCGCGCAGCCGTCGGCCCCGATTCGTCCGTGGGCTGTTCGGCCCTGTTGATCCGGCGTCCTGTCCTGGTGTGTTGCGGCCGGTCGGTGCGAGGGCCTTGGTGCACGCCGCGGGGGAGTCGGGTCCCGGCCGC encodes:
- a CDS encoding Lrp/AsnC family transcriptional regulator; its protein translation is MPKTGPIDPIDARLLLELVRHPRATTSGLADQVGLSRNTAQARLLRMEQNATLDSFERRVRPEALGYPLTAFITTQVTQRRLDEVGAALAAIPQVLQVHGVSGPTDLLVHVVAADAEDLYRIAGRILAIPGVERTNTALVMRQLVDYRITPLLHRIVERS
- a CDS encoding fumarylacetoacetate hydrolase family protein; its protein translation is MRFATYEHQGRRRCGVVDGASVHPFPEGIELLDLIRSGRPGDPPPTGPAVSLAEVRLLAPLQPPTVRDFVTFEEHVEGVRRGIGGVGGVPEAWYDAPTFYFTNPYAVIGPYDDVPVPPGSRVLDFELEVAVVIGRTGRDLTPEQARDHIAGYTLFNDWSARDLQAREMQVGLGPCKGKDTATSLGPYLVTPDEVEPCRDADGFLRLGLTAEVNGQVVGRDLLSNMSWTFEEMIAYASRGADVRPGDVLASGTCGNGGCLAELWGVRGEQSPPPLKPADTVTLTADHLGSLASTIVSGSEPVTVPRGRRRPRNRP
- a CDS encoding transketolase-like TK C-terminal-containing protein, which codes for MSSPGTSLRQTLGEGAEPRGHEVLREIEDRVLWLATAVVHHANRVRPNPSGLKVGGHQASSASMVSIMTTLWFRHLRPEDRVSVKPHASPVLHAINHLLGRLDASYLTRLREFGGLQSYPSRAKDPDPVDYSTGSVGIGATAPIWGAVSRRYVETAFGGAGVGRQYSLVGDAELDEGAVWEAVLDPAVAELGEVVWIVDVNRQSLDRVVPGIAAGKLADMFAAAGWQVVTCKYGRLLEELFSRPGGAALRRRIDAMTNPEYQRLLRCDADDLRRRLPGEGPGAGEIAGLIGHLDDATLIDAIGNLGGHDIGALDQALHDIDDSRPTVIFAYTIKGYGLATRGHPQNHSALLTEAQMRLLAARVGADLDDPWRPLPTGSAAAALCAATAERLRRPQVPAQAPPALPADMGRTPSGTANTQAALGRVLLDLTREAPEAARRVVTVSPDVSTSTNLGGWVNKVGVWSAGERPDWFADDAETILHWRERPTGQHIELGIAEVNLVSLLGELGATWSRWGRPLLPIGVLYDPFVERALEPWSYGIYAGGQSILIGTPSGVTLAPEGGAHQSIKTPSIGLEQPGCISYEPAFVIDAEWTLLAALARLGRPDGTSAYLRLSTRPVDQGLAAVPADPAARERRRRQAVAGAYTLRRADRPAVTIAAMGATVPEAVAAAERLERLGIGTDVICVTSPDLLYRAVRARQGQEHAESWILDQVFPAERAAPLVTVLDGHPHTLAFLATVNRVPTASLGVTRFGQSGCLEDVHRHHGLDTDSIIRAALDLTDHREGPGT
- a CDS encoding NAD(P)/FAD-dependent oxidoreductase; protein product: MMSPSPAGPGRVAVLGCGPAGMAAALSLAQSGHRVTLYERYPEARPAGNVLNLWPPPIKALGALGVDLHNFGAPCEAEFCDHKGRRRALIKIPAGTGGFLGMLRPELYERLFAALPPGILQVNREVVRFTQDERKVTLHFKDGSVEEADVLIGADGLHSVVRRTLWNDPVREHRLHVIAGHTFADDTGAIGGKCVLMHSRAVQGSWTAIRHQGRYGFQWWLLEACDPAAPAPEDLHAKARAMAQEFAAPLPRLVESTDPARLQHWVLRDRRPLRQWSKGRVTLVGDAAHPTSPYAAYGAGMAIEDGYFLGRALAGCDLSDPARVTGALRAYETPRVRYTARQSQTAYYCGRLFHHTPRVLRPLRDLVLDHTPFLQKVVGDSNPKVILSQLALIEDTPPALPS
- a CDS encoding fumarylacetoacetate hydrolase family protein; this encodes MKSAAAPPQFSGPFALGTFSAEGTTAFPGLVVPEGRALDLVSALGEPGLTTRSILERWDTLLPRLHGLARDTTHGWLPLEGLRVHAPVEPRQIFQSGANYRTHVIELAVAHEPEDGRPAEQVRAEIASMMDRRAAEGEPFALIGLPSSITGPYDDVVLPSWCEKPDWELELAAVIGAPAFRVTPDEALSHVAAYTIANDLTARDLVFRRDMPEIGTDWLRGKSAPGFTPLGPWLVPAAFAGDPSGLQVTLRLNGQVMQDDSTKDMIFDVARLVSYVSQVTTLLPGDLVLTGSPAGNGLHWGRLLRDGDVMEGCISGLGVQRNRCVAEVTR